The following is a genomic window from Actinomycetota bacterium.
TTGTGGCGTGAGAATCCGTACCCCGGGTACTGGGTGTCCAGGACGCGCATAAACGAGTCGCGCGACACCTTCGCCACCACCGAGGCCCCCGCAACCGCGGCGGACAGCGCGTCGGCCCGGGGTAGTCCGATGTGGGGGAACCCCTGATCGTCCAGGGCGAATCCGTCGCTGATCACGTAGTCGGGGGCCGGACGCAGGGCGCGGACGGCCCGGACCATGGCCGCCAGGTTGGACACGTGCAGCCCGTCGCCGTCGATGTCCTCGGCGTCCACGACGGTCCAGGACACCGCCACAGCCGCGGACAGCACCTCGGCGGCGCACCTCTCGCGCTGCAGGGCCGTGAGCATCTTGGAGTCGCAGACGCCTTTGGGAATGCGGTCCACGTCGAGCAGGACGGAAGCCGCCACCAGAGGACCCGCCAGGGCCCCCCGCCCGACCTCGTCCACCCCGGCGACCAGCCGGTAGCCCTGCCGCGCCAGGATCGACTCCAGGCGTCCCGCCGGGACGGGACCCGCCGCCTTGGCGCGGGTCCGGGAGCGTCCGGCTACAGTCCTCCGAACCGCTTTGGGG
Proteins encoded in this region:
- a CDS encoding ribonuclease HII, producing the protein MAPKAVRRTVAGRSRTRAKAAGPVPAGRLESILARQGYRLVAGVDEVGRGALAGPLVAASVLLDVDRIPKGVCDSKMLTALQRERCAAEVLSAAVAVSWTVVDAEDIDGDGLHVSNLAAMVRAVRALRPAPDYVISDGFALDDQGFPHIGLPRADALSAAVAGASVVAKVSRDSFMRVLDTQYPGYGFSRHKGYGTAEHWTAIRALGPSAVHRRSFKGVASYQPSFEDL